A window from Peromyscus eremicus chromosome 1, PerEre_H2_v1, whole genome shotgun sequence encodes these proteins:
- the LOC131904097 gene encoding vomeronasal type-1 receptor 4-like, giving the protein MNSGNLIIGLLFLSESTMGILGNVSLPFNYLVFYQKKKKLKPMDLILMHLIMVNSLIILFKGLPNTVAAFGLKQFFNYWNYQFFLYVLRVFRSMSIVTTCLLSVFQAITISPRNSCWKNLKVKSPRDIGLYISVCWVFYIMVNVIFPVYVSIKFNRKNKTKETEFEHHTSVGHDKVTVSSYITFFVFPELLFSVLITWSSSSMIVNLYSHKQRVQYIYSTHVSHRRSMESRATQSILALVSTFLVFYTFSAILHGCTALLYSNNSWLVNITAIITLCFPTLSPFILKSQDSTVSRTCFIWIKGAKFPMSL; this is encoded by the coding sequence ATGAACTCTGGGAATTTGATAATAGGATTATTATTCTTATCAGAGAGTACAATGGGAATATTGGGAAACGtttctcttccttttaactatCTGGTCTTttaccaaaagaagaagaagttaaAGCCCATGGATTTGATTCTCATGCACCTAATCATGGTCAACTCCTTAATCATTCTCTTTAAAGGATTGCCCAACACAGTGGCAGCTTTTGGTTTGAAACAGTTCTTCAATTATTGGAACTATCAGTTTTTTCTGTATGTTCTTAGAGTTTTCAGGAGCATGTCCATTGTTaccacctgcctcttgagtgtcttCCAGGCCATCACCATCAGTCCTAGAAACTCCTGCTGGAAGAACCTTAAAGTCAAGTCTCCAAGGGACATTGGTCTCTACATTTCTGTTTGCTGGGTCTTTTACATCATGGTAAATGTCATTTTCCCAGTGTATGTATCCATAAAATttaataggaaaaacaaaacaaaagagacagAATTTGAACACCATACATCTGTAGGTCATGACAAAGTCACAGTCTCCTCTTATATAACTTTCTTTGTGTTTCCAGAACTTCTGTTTTCTGTCCTTATCACTTGGTCTAGCAGCTCAATGATTGTCAATCTGTACAGCCACAAGCAGCGGGTCCAATACATCTACAGCACTCATGTTTCCCACAGAAGATCCATGGAGTCCAGAGCAACCCAGAGCATCCTGGCCCTAGTTTCTACCTTTCTGGTTTTTTATACCTTCTCTGCAATCTTGCATGGCTGTACTGCTCTACTATATAGTAACAATTCATGGTTGGTGAACATCACAGCAATCATAACTCTGTGTTTTCCCACATTGAGCCCCTTCATTCTTAAGAGTCAGGACTCTACTGTGTCCAGGACCTGCTTTATCTGGATAAAGGGTGCAAAATTCCCAATGTCATTATAA